GTCATCAATTATCAAGATCTATTAGATTGTGGCTCCAGTGCTGCTGCTAAAGAAAAAGGCTTGATGAGATTAGAGGGCAAGGAATATGTCGTGCAAGATGGCGATGTCATCTTATTTAGATTTAATGTATAACACAAAAAGAGAGTTTCCACCAATCACTGGAAACTCTCTTTTTTGAGTTTTTTATTGACTTTGAAGCTCCTTATTTGCCTTTTCCACTTTCAGATTTACAAGTATAAAAGTTATCAACACATTAAAGATCATAGGAAGCCATAAGTACATAATATAAAGCATATTTACACAGGACTGTGGCTGAGTTGTGGCATTCTGAACATATCCGCTTGCTGCAAGCATCCAACCGGCTATAGCAGTGCCCAGTCCTCCACCTACCTTCGTTCCAAAGGATGTACAGGAATACATTGTACCATCCACCTTTTTACCGATCGTAAGTCTTGTATACTCTGATGTTGTTGCAATAAGTGCATTCATATCACCTTGAAGAGGACTCATACCAAATGCTGCAACAGCTGTAAAGAAAAGCATAAGCGGAATACTTCCCATATATCCTGCTATAACCACTCCCAGACGACCTGCTGTTCCGATCACATATCCTACTATATTTAACTTGTACATACCATTTAACCTTGTGACAAGAACCGGTGTTATAAGCAGCCCCACAATCATAGGAATATTGATAGCCCATGAGAAGGTTCCAAACAACCTGTCAGTTCCAAGTACATACTTCATAAAGTAAATGCCCATTCCAAGTGTAGCCGAATAAAGCTGCATCAAAAGGTAAGCGCCACAAATCATCAGAAAATATTTATTGTGAACAAGTATTTTAAACGCATCAATCAGATTGTATTTTTCCTGTGCCTCATCATCCTTTTTTCCTTCAGAGAGTTCTTCTTCTGAAATCTTAAATGTATCAATCAGATTGTATTTTTCCTGTGCCTCATCATCCTTTTTCCCCTCAGAGAGTTCTTCATCTGAAAGTTCTCTGACGGATAATACTGAAATGGTATTTGATATAACTCCGATTATTGCATATAGAATAGCAACTGTTCTCCACGCTGCCGCACCGCCACCAAGTTTTTCCACAAATCCGACTGTCACAGCCTGAATAAGCATACTGGTTCCAAATGCAAACATAAATCTTAGAGATCCCATCTGCACTCTCTCCGAATTATTGTTTGTAATAAGTGCGGTAAGTGATGAGTATGCAATATTGTTGGCTGTATAAAATCCTGCATTTAATAATGTATATGCTATAAAAAACCATGCATACTGAGCGGTACTTCCCATATCCACAGGTATACAAAATATCGCTGCCAAACATACGGCACATCCAAAATATCCATAGAGCATCCAAGGCCTTGCCTTACCCATTTTCGTCTTGGTCTTATCAATCATGGCACCAAAGAACACATCACTGATACCATCAAAAATCTTTGAAATCGCAATCAATGTTCCTACTATACCGGCATTAAGCCCTATGATATCTGTTAAATATATCATTACAAATGCAGCTAAGAGGGCATAGACCACATTTCCTGCTATATCATCGGAACCGTATCCTACCTTGTTATACCACTTTAAATATTTCTTTTCTTCCATAAAAATTCTCCTTTCCATGTATTTTTACTTGACAAAAGGTATTATACTGATCGCAAAATCAAACTTGATATCATCAAATCTATACTTATCTGTCACTACTGGTCCACAGCTGTTTGAACCTATACCGTTTAGAGCATAATCAAGACAAAGTACTGTGCTGTCTGACTCTTCAAGTTCAAAATTATGTGCCGCCCTTTCAAGCTCCTCCTGCGTATAAATAGAGGCATTAAATGAGAAAGTTTTTTTAGCTGCCGCCACCATACCGAACTGTCCGTTTGCAAGCTCCACATAGTCACAGTCATAGTGGCTACCGTTTTCCTGTGGATTTATATAATCTTCATGCATCTCGCTCAACTTTGCTCTATATATACCATGACTTGTTGACTGATGTTTATCTATATAGCTCTCATAAGGTCCCATGCCGAAGTATGCAATATTTTCAAGCTTCTTATCAAGGAATAATCTTATTCCAAATCTTGGTAAGTCAGGGAACTCTTCATCCTTTACAACTTTGATGGAAGATGTTATTCCTCCCATACAGTCAATTTTCCAAACAATATCCGCATCCAATATCTTTTGAATACTTGCAGCAGACATAGAAGTTTTTACAGATATCTCAACACACTTTTCCGACTGTATAATCTCTGTTTTATAAGCTCTTGCATATGCTTCATTATACTTTGCCTTCTTCCATTCCAACTTTGCATACATGTCATTATCTGTAGGTGCTCTCCAGATATTAAGCTCCATAGGTCTGTTGATATATTCCCTTCCGGCAAATACTAAAGATTCAAACATTCCGTTTTTCTTACTATAGGTATATGTGAAAGTCTTACCCTTAATAATTACCGATGTATCATCTTCTGCTACTTCCATATCAGATACCGTAACTTCTCTTTCCAGCCATTTCACTGTATTTTGATTTCTTCCATCTTCATTTTTAATCTTCAACTCATCAAATCCAAGTTCATATCCTTTTGGAATCAAAGGCATTTCCTTTTTAAGTATATAGATCAGTTTAAGGAATACCTTGCCTTTATTTGGGATCTTTATCCTAAGTTCAAGCTCTTTTTCACTATGTGCCTCTATAGAAGGAAGATCTAAGTTTCCGGTTTCAACACTTATTCCGTCACAGCTCACTTCATAATTAACATCTATAAAGTCCTTCAGATCATCAAAATCCATATAATTGTGAAGCACCAGTTTTCCACTTTCTTCATCATATGAAACCACCCTTGCAGGTCTGTAGACATTCTTATATTCAAGCAGTCCTGTATGTGGTCTTCTGTCCGGATATACAAGCCCGTCCATACAAAAATTTAAATCATGTACTTTTTCTCCATGGTCACCACCATAGTAGTACATAGCTTTACCGTTTTTTGCTGTGCCCTTATATATTGCATGGTCACACCACTCCCATACAAAGCCTCCACACATAAGATCATTTTCATAAATAAGTTCAAAATAATCCTCAAAATCTCCGGGGCCGTTTCCCATACTGTGACAATACTCTACCAGTAAGAAGGGTTTGCTTGCATCATTTTTTAGATACTCTCTGATTTCATCAAGTGAAGGATACATTCTACTGTATATATCCAGATGATCGTAATTGTACACTACATCATAATTTCTGTATCTTGCACTCTCATACTGTGTAATTCTTGAAGGATCATACTCTTTTGTCCACTTAAGTGCCTTTTCAAAATTGCAACCGTAGGCACTCTCATTTCCCATTGACCACATTACGATAGAAGGTCTGTTCTTCTCCCTCTTTACCATAAGCTCTACTCTGTCAAGAATAGAAGCTTCCCAAGCTGGATCATCCGCTATCTTCTCATTCCATCTTTTGAACCTGTTGTAGTCGGTATCCTCTTTTCTGTAAATCATAACCGGACCATGTGCCTCAATATCCGCCTCATCAATAACCATAAATCCGTACTTGTCACATAGCTGATAGAAATATGGTGCATTCGGATAATGACTACTTCGGATAGAATTGAAATTATGCTGCTTCATTAAAGTAAGATCTTTTATGATTTGCTCAATACTGATTGTAAATCCTGCTATAGGATCCGAATCATGTCTGTTTACTCCTCTAAACTTTATCTTTTGCTTATTAAAATAAAGCACCTTATCAATGATCTCAACTGTTCTGAATCCTACATATTCAACAATAGTCTCCGCCTCTGTTTCAAGTATCAAGGTATAAAGATATGGATTTTCAGTATTCCAAAGAACAGGATTTAAAACTTTAAACTCTATACTTCCGGTTTCCTCTATTTTACCTTTTGCTATTATACTTTTGGCTTTATCTTCCAGAGTTATTTGTACCTCTACTGGATCTGTAAGTTCGATATCAAGTTTTAACTTTTCTCCCTCTGTATTAACTTTATAATCTCTTATAAAAGCCTGTGGTCTTTTCAAGATATACACATCTCTGAAAATTCCGGTCATACGAAATTTATCCTGATCCTCCAAATAAGATCCGTCACACCATTTCATTACCAAAACAGCAATGGTATTCTTTCCGTTTTTTACTACATCTGTGATATCAAATTCACTTGTAGCATGTGGTACCTGACTGTATCCCACATATAAACCGTTTATCCATAGATAAAAGCAGCTGTCAACACCTTCAAAATTTAAGAATGCTTTTTTGGCTTTCTCATCCTCTTTATATTCAAAATCATAGACATACGCTCCACATGGAATATCTTGTGGTACATAGGGAGGATCAAAAGGAAAAGGATATTTTATATTTGTATACTGATGATGATCATAGCCCTCATTTTGCCACACTCCCGGTACCTTCATATCTGAATAATCTGATACATCAAATCCCTGCTCAAAAAATTCTTCCTTTACATCATAGATACTTTCAAAATATTTAAACTTCCATATGCCGTTTAAAAATTGAATCCTGTCCGAGCCCTTGCGATTCTCTACAAGATCATCCATTCGCTTTGAAGCCGGAATATAGTATGCTCTTGCCGGCATAGTGTTCTCATGTAAAACCTTCAAGTCCTCATAATAACGCGGTACAATCATTTTAACCTCCTTTTGTATGAACAATATCATACTATAATATTACCTTTTCAATTTCGTACTTCATTAAGTTAGCTTGATTTTAGTATTTTTGTAGTCTTTTGTCTATAAACTATAATGGATTTAATATGCACAAAATGATACAATTATATAAACTTTAATTTAGGAGGTTATATGTATTTAAATTGTGGATATATGAATAACTCCGCCATAGACTTCAAGGATAAATCTAAACCACTTATAGTGGGAAGCTGTGGCACCTATCGTCTGCTCACCAAGCCGAAACTTCCTACTTATCGACCTCGTGGTCGACTTGACTATCAGTTGATTTATATAAGTGCAGGAAAGGCATATTTTCATTTTAATCATAAGGACAATGAAACTGTTATCACAGCAGGAAATATGGTTTTGTTTCGTCCGAAAGAATTTCAAAAATATGAATATTATGGTACATACAAAACTGAGGTGTATTGGGTACATTTCACAGGAGGTAATGTAAAAAATATTTTAAGAAAATATGGTATCCGTGATGATCTACATTATTTTTTTGTGGGTACATCCTTGGAATATGAAAGAATATATAAGAAAATGATATCAGAATTGCAGCGTTGTCAGGATCACTATGAAGAACTTCTGTCAATACTTATGCAACAGCTGCTCATTGGTATACATAGGGAACTTCAAAAAGATAGGAAAATCTCAGATATCTATCTGGACAATGAAATGGATATGGCAACACAATATTTCAGTGATAATTATAGTAGCGAAATAAGCATTGAAGAATATGCCACATCAAGGGGTATGAGTATAAGTTGGTTTATCAGAAACTTTAAAAAATATTCTGGCACTACACCTATGCAATTTATTGTTTCAGCCAGAATATCCAATGCACAGTTGCTTCTTGAAACTACAAAATATTCCATATCCGAAATTTCAAGAATTGTCGGATATGATAATCCGTTATACTTTAGCCGACTTTTTCATAAGATAAAAGGATTTTCGCCTTCAGAGTATAGAAAAAACATCCTTTGAAGGCTTGTTTCAAGTTCATCGAAAAACAAAATGGATGCTACCTGTAAAGTACAGGATAGCATCCATTTGTTCTGTTTAGTCCATAACATATATATTGAATTCTGAGTACATATCACCAATCGCTGGAAACTCTCTTTTTTTATCCCTCTTGTCCAAAGACTTGCTCTTTTAACTTCTTTCCCGTTGGTGTCGCAGCCAATCCTCCTGCTGCTGTTTCTTTTAGAGAGCAAGGAAGTGCATCTCCAACTTCACGCATCGCATCGATGCACTCATCTGTTGGAATCTTTAATTCAATTTCCGAAAGAGCCATATCTGCGGACGAAAATGCAATCATCACACCAGAGACATTTCGCTTGATACAAGGGATTTCCACAAGTCCCGCCACTGGATCACAGACAAGACCTAGCTGATTGACAATCGCCATTCCAAGGGCATCCGCACATTGCTGTGGTGTTCCTCCCTGTAATTCAACAAGTGCTGCTGCGGCCATTCCCGAAGCCGACCCACATTCTGCCTGACATCCACCCTGTGCCCCTGCAACCGAAGCTCTCTCTGCAACAACCATGCCAAATGCCCCCGCTGTAAAAATCGCTCGAATAACATCTTCTTTCTTTGCTCGTCCTTCTTCGTACATACTTACCAAACATCCCGGCAATATCCCACAACTACCTGCTGTCGGTGCTGCAACAATCTTTCCCATCGCCGCATTGCAATTGGAAACCGCCATTGCCCTTGCCATTGCCCGAGTCAAAAATCTGCCACTCAATCCCCCTTCGGATTTATTGGCATACTCCATCATTTGATATCCCTCGCCACCAGTTAAACCTGAAGTCGAACGCAAAGTTTGATTTGGCTTTGCCGATTCAATCATCACCAAGAAGCTCTCTTCCATTTTTTGAAAGATTTCTTCTTCGCTCATTTCTAATTGCCGTGCCTGGTCTTTGATACAAATGTCGCTAATCTTTTTGTTTTCTCTTGTCGCAATATCCACTAGCTCTTGAATTGAATTGTACTTCACCACTATTCCTCGTATTATATAGTAGTAGTTTTTAGAGACCCTCTCCAAGGTCTTTATAACTATTAAGTCATAGTCTTTTCTTTACCTCTTCCGTAGGTTCGACTATGATATATAAGATACTGTGGATTGGTTATTTACTCCTACCACTTGATGGTTTTAGAAAGGCCCCAACCACAGTCTCTTTGCTCATTTGTTAATCAGTTAGATACCGCATGACGGTTTATTTAGAACGAGGCTACAATCGCAAGGAGTCCCTGTGGTTCTAAAACAGTATCAAATACATTTTAAAGGAGATTATTATGATTTATGTAGGAATTGATGTCGCTAAGGATAAGCATGATTGCTTTATCACAAACTCTAATGGAGAAGTATTATTTAAAGCTTTTACCATTTCTAACAGTCAAGATGGTTTCAATGACCTTTACCAAAGAATAGAATCTGTTATGGAAGATATAACAAAAGTAAAAGTAGGACTGGAAGCTACCGGACACTATAATTACAATCTTTTAGGTTATCTCATTGATAAAGGTCTGACCACCTATGTCATCAATCCGTTACATACAAATCTGTACAGAAAAAGTCTAAGCCTTAGACTCACGAAAACGGATAAAGTAGATGCCCGCACGATTGCTTACATGCTCATGTCTGATGTGAACTTGAAGTCCTACTCAGATACATCTTACCACAACGAAGAATTAAAGTCATTAACTCGTTATCGTTTTGATAAGGTAAAAGAACGTGCCAAACTAAAAACTTCCGTTTCAAGACTGGTCTGTATCTTATTTCCTGAATTAGAAAAACTTGTACCAACACTTCATATGACATCCATTTATGCATTGCTTTCTGAATTTCCCGGGGCTAAATATGTAGCTGGTGCACATCTTACCAGACTTACAAATCTTCTTTCAGATGCATCTAAAGGTCGATATGGTAAAGATACCGCCATAACTTTCAGGGAAGCTGCAAGGGCTTCTATCGGCTCAAATATGCCAGCCAAATCTCTTGAACTAAAACACACCATCAAGTTGATACTGGAACTTGCTTCTGAGATTGATGAAATCGAAAATGAAATCAAAATTATCATGGATGAAATTAATTCTCCAATTCTCAGTATTCCAGGTATCAACTATCGTATGGGCGCTATGATCATTGCCGAGATTGGCGACTTCAGTCGGTTTGATTCTCCTGATAAAATCTTGGCTTATTCCGGATTTTCACCATCAACATATCAATCAGGGCAGCTTGACTCAGCATACTCCCACATGGAAAAACGAGGTTCCAAATACTTACGATATGCTCTGTACAATGCTGCCAAGTATGTTTGCCACTGGGATTCGACATTTGCCAGGTACCTTACCAAGAAACGAGCTGAAGGCAAGCATTATAATGTTGCAATATCTCATGCCGTCAAAAAACTGGTTCGAGTTATTTATCATCTTGTAAAATCGAATCAGCAATACATTAAAGTAGCTTAATTAACTCTAATTCAATACTCCTTTTTCATGCACCTATCATGATGCTCTTTTTGTCATGCAGTTTTCAAAGTGCAAGGAGCTCTAACTGTATTCCGAATATATCTAAAATACATTTCTGTACTTTATTTAAAAAATATCATTTTAGGGCTTGACTTTTAATAGTTAGTCTTTCTATATTGCCCGAATCAATACTGCATTGTGCACATATTGAACACGCTTTAAATCATCAATCAATTCTTGTGATGGCTTGTCGTCAAGTTCAATGGTCATCAAGGCCAGTCCACCCTTCTCCTGTCTGGAAAGCTTAAAATTATTGATGTTTAAATCTCTATACTTGATATGAATTAAATTCGTCACCTCTGCAATAACGCCTGGCCGGTCATCATGCAAAATTAAAATGGTTGTATAATCCCCATTAAAGTCCACACGCATGCCATTGACATAGTCCACACGAATATTTCCACCGCCAATACTTGCTCCCTGCACACTGCCTGTTGCACCACTTTCGCATTGAAAATAAATGCGAGCTGTATTGGGATGTGCACCTGCAATATCCTTGGCAATAAAGCGATAGGAAATATTTTTTTCTTTAGCAATTTTAAGGGCATCTCGAATTTCTTCGGCATAGCTGTGATATCCCATCACACCAGCAAGGAGTGCACGGTCAGTGCCATGTCCTTTATAAGTTCTTGCAAATGAACCTGAAAGCTCAAAGGTTACATCCACAATTTTGTCATCATTGGCAATTTTATTGACCACATGCCCTAACCGCACTGCTCCTGCTGTGTGAGAACTTGAAGGTCCAATCATAATAGGACCAATCATTTGAAATATATTCATCTCTATTCTTCGTCGTCAAAATCACCCATAATTTCATTAAACTCTTGTTCGTCTAAGAGCTCATCAAAGGCATCTGATACAATCTCATATTCCTCATCGGTTTCAATATTTGTCAACTCTGGCTGACCATCTTCTAGCTCACGGTAGCGGTACAAGTAAACATTTTCATTGTTCTCGTCCTCTGGCATTACCGCAATATACTCCCTGTCATCTGCCTCAAAAATAGTCAATACAACACAATCAATGGTGGAATCATCTTCCAAGGTAATCGTCACTGTTGTCTCTTCTCCGCCAAAAAGTCCCTCTCTATTTTCTTCCATGTCTTTCTTCCTTTCTATAATTCATTCCTATAGTATAACTTTGGCACTCCCTTTTGTCTACAAAATTTCTTTCACAAAGTCTGACAATTCTGCTTTCTTGTGAAAGCTAGAATCCGCGCTATAAACATACAATCGGTCTTTTGCTCTGGTCATCGCCACATAAAACATTCTTCTCTCCTCTTCCATATCCTCTATAGCTTTGGCCTTTCTATGGGGCGTAATACCTTGATTACAGTCAATCATATAGACAATTTTATATTCCAACCCTTTAGAAGAATGAAAGGTCATCAATCGAACCCCTATTTTTTCTTCTTGTTTCTTGGTCTGTGCCAATTTTTCCTTGTACTCTTCCATATGAGAGAACCAATCAAGGATGGTCTCAAAACAGTCAGCTGATTGCTCAAGCTCACCTAAAATATCAAAAAGTTCATCTTCTTCTATGCCATGATATTGGGCATATTCTTCCAAAAATTCATCATAGCCGATTCCCTTTCGGATAAAGCGCACGGCCATCCCTGGTCGCATATTTTGAATTGCTCGCAAGTTTGTCTTCAGTTGAGCAATACGCTCAATCATATAGGGTTTGTCCTCATAGTACTTAAATAAATCTCTTATTTGACCATCCGAAAACTGCAATGCTTCTCTCTTAATATAGCGATTTGGGCGATTACAAATGCGAAGTAAATCCCCTCTCTTCGCCATTCCAATAGATAATCTCAAATAGGACTTGATATCTCTGGCAATCCAATGGTCGTAGAGATTGGGAATATTGTCCTTCATCACAAAGGGAATATTATATTGCATAAGCATCTCCGTCATCAAGCGAGGCTGTAAATTTGTCCGATAGAGAATCGCAATATCATCCAGAGAATGACCTGCTTTGACATAATCGCTAATATCATCAATAATGCTCTTTACTTCTTGATAGACATTTTTAAATCGAATAACATCCACTGGCCTGCCATTCCCTCTTGCCGCTGTAATTTGCTTTTCAAATCTTTCCTTATTGTGAGCAATTAATTTCCCTGCCGCCTCAATAATCTGTGTAGTGGAACGAAAATTAATATCGAGTAATACTTTTTTTACTTTGGGATAGTCCTTTGCAAAGCCGAGCATAATCTCTGGCTTTGCTCCTCGAAAGCGGTAGATGGATTGATCATCATCTCCCACAATCGTCAAATTTGCCCTTTCCCCTGCGATGAGCTGAATAATTTCATATTGCATTCGATTGATATCTTGAAACTCGTCAACCAAAATATATTGATAGCGATTTTCACACGCCCTCCGAATATCTTCTCTTTGTGATAACAATTCATATGTCATCACGAGCATATCCTCAAAGTCAATTTTCTTTCTCTCGCTAATGCTCTTTTCATAATCCACAAAAATCTGTCGAAAAAGATCAGCTGGACAGCTATGTGCATAGTAGTGCAAGATATCCATTCTCTCTTGTTTTACAATGGCAATTTCTGAAAGAATTTCTGTGCCAAGTCCCACAACATCTTCGCTCTCCATCTGATTTTTCTTCATCAATTCTCTGATAACATCATATCGCTCAGCATCTGTAATCACCTGGTCGCCTCGATAGCCATAAGCTGTTCGCAAAAGATGAAAATAAACAGAGTGAAAAGTTCCCCAAGTCACTCTTTCACCCTGCTTATCTGGCATTAACTTGATAAATCGCTCTCTCATTTCCACTGCAGCTGCTTTTGAGAAGGTGACAACCAAGATATTCTCTGGTCGAATATTTTGCTTTTCAATCAAATGACAAACTCTGTGGGTGATGACAAATGTCTTCCCAGAGCCAGGACCAGCTAATACCATCATTGGTCCTGCTCCAAACTCCACAGCCTCTCTTTGACTCTTACTGTAATTTATCGATTCCAAGTTTTATCCTCTGTAGAGACTCCTCTTTTCCAAGCACTTCCATAATTTCTGTTGCACCCGCTGGTGTCGATTGCTTTCCAGAAAGTGCTGTGCGAAGTGGCCACATTACAAATCCTGTCTTTACTCCAGTTTCTTTAACATACTCTGACAATCGTGCAAAGAGGGCATCATTTGAAAAATCCTCCTGTGCCTCAAGAATTGGCAAAGTCTCTCTCAATACCTTCAATGAAGTTTCTGTATTGCTCTTCATCTTTTTGTGATTGTACATCTCAATATCATACTCTGGCATTTCTTCAAAGAA
This region of Lachnospiraceae bacterium oral taxon 096 genomic DNA includes:
- a CDS encoding DUF4981 domain-containing protein, which produces MIVPRYYEDLKVLHENTMPARAYYIPASKRMDDLVENRKGSDRIQFLNGIWKFKYFESIYDVKEEFFEQGFDVSDYSDMKVPGVWQNEGYDHHQYTNIKYPFPFDPPYVPQDIPCGAYVYDFEYKEDEKAKKAFLNFEGVDSCFYLWINGLYVGYSQVPHATSEFDITDVVKNGKNTIAVLVMKWCDGSYLEDQDKFRMTGIFRDVYILKRPQAFIRDYKVNTEGEKLKLDIELTDPVEVQITLEDKAKSIIAKGKIEETGSIEFKVLNPVLWNTENPYLYTLILETEAETIVEYVGFRTVEIIDKVLYFNKQKIKFRGVNRHDSDPIAGFTISIEQIIKDLTLMKQHNFNSIRSSHYPNAPYFYQLCDKYGFMVIDEADIEAHGPVMIYRKEDTDYNRFKRWNEKIADDPAWEASILDRVELMVKREKNRPSIVMWSMGNESAYGCNFEKALKWTKEYDPSRITQYESARYRNYDVVYNYDHLDIYSRMYPSLDEIREYLKNDASKPFLLVEYCHSMGNGPGDFEDYFELIYENDLMCGGFVWEWCDHAIYKGTAKNGKAMYYYGGDHGEKVHDLNFCMDGLVYPDRRPHTGLLEYKNVYRPARVVSYDEESGKLVLHNYMDFDDLKDFIDVNYEVSCDGISVETGNLDLPSIEAHSEKELELRIKIPNKGKVFLKLIYILKKEMPLIPKGYELGFDELKIKNEDGRNQNTVKWLEREVTVSDMEVAEDDTSVIIKGKTFTYTYSKKNGMFESLVFAGREYINRPMELNIWRAPTDNDMYAKLEWKKAKYNEAYARAYKTEIIQSEKCVEISVKTSMSAASIQKILDADIVWKIDCMGGITSSIKVVKDEEFPDLPRFGIRLFLDKKLENIAYFGMGPYESYIDKHQSTSHGIYRAKLSEMHEDYINPQENGSHYDCDYVELANGQFGMVAAAKKTFSFNASIYTQEELERAAHNFELEESDSTVLCLDYALNGIGSNSCGPVVTDKYRFDDIKFDFAISIIPFVK
- a CDS encoding MFS transporter, which produces MEEKKYLKWYNKVGYGSDDIAGNVVYALLAAFVMIYLTDIIGLNAGIVGTLIAISKIFDGISDVFFGAMIDKTKTKMGKARPWMLYGYFGCAVCLAAIFCIPVDMGSTAQYAWFFIAYTLLNAGFYTANNIAYSSLTALITNNNSERVQMGSLRFMFAFGTSMLIQAVTVGFVEKLGGGAAAWRTVAILYAIIGVISNTISVLSVRELSDEELSEGKKDDEAQEKYNLIDTFKISEEELSEGKKDDEAQEKYNLIDAFKILVHNKYFLMICGAYLLMQLYSATLGMGIYFMKYVLGTDRLFGTFSWAINIPMIVGLLITPVLVTRLNGMYKLNIVGYVIGTAGRLGVVIAGYMGSIPLMLFFTAVAAFGMSPLQGDMNALIATTSEYTRLTIGKKVDGTMYSCTSFGTKVGGGLGTAIAGWMLAASGYVQNATTQPQSCVNMLYIMYLWLPMIFNVLITFILVNLKVEKANKELQSQ
- a CDS encoding DUF1292 domain-containing protein is translated as MEENREGLFGGEETTVTITLEDDSTIDCVVLTIFEADDREYIAVMPEDENNENVYLYRYRELEDGQPELTNIETDEEYEIVSDAFDELLDEQEFNEIMGDFDDEE
- a CDS encoding IS110 family transposase, whose amino-acid sequence is MIYVGIDVAKDKHDCFITNSNGEVLFKAFTISNSQDGFNDLYQRIESVMEDITKVKVGLEATGHYNYNLLGYLIDKGLTTYVINPLHTNLYRKSLSLRLTKTDKVDARTIAYMLMSDVNLKSYSDTSYHNEELKSLTRYRFDKVKERAKLKTSVSRLVCILFPELEKLVPTLHMTSIYALLSEFPGAKYVAGAHLTRLTNLLSDASKGRYGKDTAITFREAARASIGSNMPAKSLELKHTIKLILELASEIDEIENEIKIIMDEINSPILSIPGINYRMGAMIIAEIGDFSRFDSPDKILAYSGFSPSTYQSGQLDSAYSHMEKRGSKYLRYALYNAAKYVCHWDSTFARYLTKKRAEGKHYNVAISHAVKKLVRVIYHLVKSNQQYIKVA
- the sdaAB gene encoding L-serine ammonia-lyase, iron-sulfur-dependent subunit beta, whose product is MNIFQMIGPIMIGPSSSHTAGAVRLGHVVNKIANDDKIVDVTFELSGSFARTYKGHGTDRALLAGVMGYHSYAEEIRDALKIAKEKNISYRFIAKDIAGAHPNTARIYFQCESGATGSVQGASIGGGNIRVDYVNGMRVDFNGDYTTILILHDDRPGVIAEVTNLIHIKYRDLNINNFKLSRQEKGGLALMTIELDDKPSQELIDDLKRVQYVHNAVLIRAI
- a CDS encoding AraC family transcriptional regulator, producing the protein MYLNCGYMNNSAIDFKDKSKPLIVGSCGTYRLLTKPKLPTYRPRGRLDYQLIYISAGKAYFHFNHKDNETVITAGNMVLFRPKEFQKYEYYGTYKTEVYWVHFTGGNVKNILRKYGIRDDLHYFFVGTSLEYERIYKKMISELQRCQDHYEELLSILMQQLLIGIHRELQKDRKISDIYLDNEMDMATQYFSDNYSSEISIEEYATSRGMSISWFIRNFKKYSGTTPMQFIVSARISNAQLLLETTKYSISEISRIVGYDNPLYFSRLFHKIKGFSPSEYRKNIL
- a CDS encoding ATP-dependent helicase; this translates as MNYSKSQREAVEFGAGPMMVLAGPGSGKTFVITHRVCHLIEKQNIRPENILVVTFSKAAAVEMRERFIKLMPDKQGERVTWGTFHSVYFHLLRTAYGYRGDQVITDAERYDVIRELMKKNQMESEDVVGLGTEILSEIAIVKQERMDILHYYAHSCPADLFRQIFVDYEKSISERKKIDFEDMLVMTYELLSQREDIRRACENRYQYILVDEFQDINRMQYEIIQLIAGERANLTIVGDDDQSIYRFRGAKPEIMLGFAKDYPKVKKVLLDINFRSTTQIIEAAGKLIAHNKERFEKQITAARGNGRPVDVIRFKNVYQEVKSIIDDISDYVKAGHSLDDIAILYRTNLQPRLMTEMLMQYNIPFVMKDNIPNLYDHWIARDIKSYLRLSIGMAKRGDLLRICNRPNRYIKREALQFSDGQIRDLFKYYEDKPYMIERIAQLKTNLRAIQNMRPGMAVRFIRKGIGYDEFLEEYAQYHGIEEDELFDILGELEQSADCFETILDWFSHMEEYKEKLAQTKKQEEKIGVRLMTFHSSKGLEYKIVYMIDCNQGITPHRKAKAIEDMEEERRMFYVAMTRAKDRLYVYSADSSFHKKAELSDFVKEIL
- the sdaAA gene encoding L-serine ammonia-lyase, iron-sulfur-dependent, subunit alpha, yielding MVKYNSIQELVDIATRENKKISDICIKDQARQLEMSEEEIFQKMEESFLVMIESAKPNQTLRSTSGLTGGEGYQMMEYANKSEGGLSGRFLTRAMARAMAVSNCNAAMGKIVAAPTAGSCGILPGCLVSMYEEGRAKKEDVIRAIFTAGAFGMVVAERASVAGAQGGCQAECGSASGMAAAALVELQGGTPQQCADALGMAIVNQLGLVCDPVAGLVEIPCIKRNVSGVMIAFSSADMALSEIELKIPTDECIDAMREVGDALPCSLKETAAGGLAATPTGKKLKEQVFGQEG